A region of the Natronosalvus rutilus genome:
TGAGCGTGTCGACGACGAGTCCACAGCTATCACAGGCGTGGTGATCACGCTCGCTGGGATCGGGATGCTCCTGGACGGCACAGTCGACGCAGATCGGGTGGGTGACTCGCTCGTCTTTTCCCCACGTATACGCTGTGCCTGCCGCAGACCCGGGTACTGCCTCACAGAAGGCACAGCCCGAAAGCGTCTGCTGCATCACTCGTCCGCCTCACCAGCGTCACGGGCCGCCGACCAGCCGCGATGGAAGATGGCGAGTT
Encoded here:
- a CDS encoding DUF7558 family protein produces the protein MQQTLSGCAFCEAVPGSAAGTAYTWGKDERVTHPICVDCAVQEHPDPSERDHHACDSCGLVVDTLTALTRFRVELGHLEGSLQLCAHCSPTGPATYWTRDLETHVVDE